The window ATTGCACATTTTTTACACCCATCACACTCTCCATCCTCTCTAAACTTTACGGGATTCAGCCCGTGCTCATTTATAGTATCAGATATTACCAACGATCTATAGCGACACACCGGCACACATAAGAGGCACCCCTTGCAGTAATTCTCCTTTATCTTAATTACGGCCATAATTCGGATGCCCCCCCCAATTCAGTTTTTCTCTTAACACCCCATAAAACGTCCTTGCACCAGTATCAATCATTTGGACCTCTATCTCTGACCGTTCAATTTTCAATTTATCACCTATCTGCATTTCCGTAAAAACCTGTCCGTCAACAGTTGAACCAGCTCCATTTGATTGTGATACAGGCTCTATAACAATCTTTACCTCTCCTGAAACCACTAGTGGGCGATTTGTCAGTGTGTGAGGACATATAGGGACAATAACAAACGCATTTAAATCAGGAGTTAAAAGAGGTCCTCCGGCAGACAAAGAATGTGCCGTAGAACCTAAAGGGGTTGATACCATTAAACCGTCCGCCCTGTACGTCACCACATCTTCCCCGTTGATTGTTAATTTAATAGATAACAATCTTGATAAAGATGAACGGGAAATTACCACTTCGTTAACGCTTAAGGACTCACTTATAATGCTGCCGGCACGTTCAATACGACACAAGAGAAGCATTCTCCTTCGAACCTGATAATTGCCTGAAAATATTTTTTCCAATGAAATACAAACATCCTTTTCCATCAGTTCTGCCAAAAAACCGAACCTTCCCATATGTACCCCGACAATAGGTATCTGTGTTTTCCCTAATCCCCTGCAGGTAGAAAGAATGGCCCCATCTCCTCCAAAAACCACAGCTAATTCACTCTGCCCTTTTTCAAATTCTGCTTGTTCGGATAAGTCAATTATCTTCACTCTAACATACTTATCCATCCATGTTTTTAACCCAAAAACGGTTTCATGGATCTTTTTCTTGCTTAAATTACCTAAAACCAGGATTTCTTTCATTATTCTTGAACAACAAAACTTCGTTTTTCAGCCTTAGCCACTGAATCGCGCATATCCGCTAACTCAAGTGTCGCAATAAATTTATCCATTATACCTTCCGCATCCAATCCGATATTTTTCAAAATAAGGTTCCTGGGCCCATGTTCGATAAAACGATCAGGAATACCCATTCTCACAATATCACCCGCATATCCTCCCTCATCAGAGATAAGTTCCAGCACTGCAGAACCAAAGCCACCCATCAGCGCGTGGTCTTCCACGGTTACAATTACTTTATAACCCCTTATCAATTCCAAAATAAGCCCTTTGTCGAGAGGTTTCACAAACCTTGCATTAACAACCGTAACTTCAATTCCTTTCCCACTTAATCTCTCTGCTGCCTGTAAACACCGAGACACCATTGCGCCATACGCAAGAAGCACACCTTCTGAACCCTCCCTTAAGACCTCGGCCTGACCAATGCCAAACTTCCCATATTGAGAATCAAGTTTTTCATCCGGAATATCCTCTTTTGGATATCGAATGGCCACGATTTTTCCCGAATCCAAAGCAATCTTGAGCATAGACCTCAGTTCATTCCCATCTTTTGGCGCCATCAGAATGATTTCCGGTAGATTACGGAGATAGGCAATATCAAATACGCCATTATGCGTAGGGCCATCATTGCCTACAATCCCTGCCCGGTCCAGGACAAACACAGCTGCATTCCTCTGCAAACAAATATCGTGAAACACCTGGTCATAAGCCCGTTGCAAAAAGGTGGAATAAATTGCAACCACTGGTTTTAAGTCTCCAGCTGATAAACCGTTTGCCAGACCTAAACCATGCTGCTCACAAATACCCACATCAAAAAACCGCTCGGGAAATTTTTCCCCGAAAGAAACAATGCCCGTACCGTCAGGCATTGCGGCCGTAATGCCTACTATCCTGTGATCAGCCTTTGCCAGTTCGACGAGGGTGTCTCCAAAAACCTTGGTATAAGAGATATTTTTTGTCGCCTTCGCGACCTGCTCAATCTTTCCCGCTGACACGGTAAAATTACCAGAGCTATGGTAATGCGCGGGATCCTGATGCGCCGGAGCAAATCCATGCCCCTTTTCTGTTATAACATGCAGGAGGACCGGTCCATTCAAATTTTTAATATCATGTAACGTCTCCGTTAACACACGGAAATCATGTCCGGCGATAGGACCAAAATAATTAAATCCAAGATCTTCAAATATCTGACCGGCAACACATCCCCTCTTAATTACTTCTATAATGTGTTCCAACGTCTTCTCAACCGGTTTGCCAAATACCGGTAAGATTTTTAGTAAATGATGCACCTCTTTTCGCATATCGGCGTAGAGCGGCATCGTCCTCACCTTGTTTAAATATTTCGAAAAAGCGCCAACGGTATTGGATATGGACATCTCATTATCATTAAGCACCACCAGGAGGTTTTTCTTGATGTCCCCTGCATGATTTAACGCTTCCAGAGACATCCCCGCCCCGATAGCGCCATCCCCCACAACAGCAACGATCGCTCTTTTATACCCGAGAATTTCATCGGCACAAGACAACCCTAAAGCAGCCGATATCGCATTCCCGCTGTGACCACAAGTAAAAGGATCGTACACGCTCTCATTTTTATCAGGAAAACCACTGAGACCCTGATATTGCCTTAATGTTGAGAATCTTGATTTTCGACCCGTGAGAATTTTATGAACGTATGCCTGATGACCGACATCCCAGATTATTTTATCCTTTTTAAAATCGAAACAGTAATGAAGCGCAATCGTTAATTCAACGACACCAAGGTTAGAAGAAAGATGCCCGGCATTTTTTGAAACAGCATCAACAATAAATTCTCGTATTTCCGCAGCCAGCTTGGATAGGTCCCCCAGGGTCAATTTTTTTAAGTCTTCTGGATATTCTATACCATCCAATATTTTACTCATATTTCACCTATTTGTATTTAAAATTAAAATTTACCATACAGATAAATATTTCATTCAATTTCATTCCCCTTTGCCGCTGCTCCATCAAAATCTTTGATATGAAGGGTACCTTCTTCATCCTTTACCAATACCTGAATCTTCTTTTCCGCATCATCTAACAAGGAAACACATTTTTTATATAATTTAACCCCATTTTCATACTCAGACAAAGTTTCATCAAGCGATAAATCTCCGTTTTCGATCCGCTCAACAATATCCTCCAATCTTTTCAGAATTTCTTCAAATTTTACCTTTGCCATATTTACCGCAATCCCAACCGTTACCAGAAAAATCACACCCAAAAAGCTCTATCAGGGAACTCCCTTTAGCATACTTCACCATTATTCAATCACATCAACCACCGAAGAAATAACCGAACCCTCAAAAAACCGTGTTGCTATTTTTGTGCCAACAGTCAACTCCTCAGCCGATTTTATTGGCTTGTTCTTTTTCCCGTTTGTTGTAATAGAGTAACCCCGTTTCAATACCTTTAAAGGACTCATACTTTCTAATCTTCTCACAATACCACTCAGCCGCTCTTGCTCCAACTCCACCAAATGCTTACACGCTGTAGCAAGCCTTTGTATGAAATCATCCGTCTCTTGTTGCAGTCTATGAATCTTATCAAACGGCCTTTTAAACATGACGCTCTTCTCGATTCTCAATAAAGAGGATGCTATGATTTGTATTTTATTATACAGTGTTTGTATAAGTCTAGTCCTAATTTTTACCAATGAGTCCTTTACCTGGTCATACCGCGGAACCACCAACTCCCCTGCCTCCGTTGGAGTAAGCGCCCTTTTATCGGCGACCAGGTCTGAAATAGTTACATCAATTTCATGTCCCACCGCTGAAATAACGGGAATCCGGGAAGCGGAAACACTGCGCGCAACCACCTCTTCATTAAAGGCCCATAAATCCTCCAGACTACCCCCGCCTCTTCCTATAATCATTACATCAATATCCTGAAAATCATTAAGATCATCAATTGCACGGGCAATCTCCTGAGCCGCACCTTCCCCTTGCACCTTAACCGGGTAAATAAGTATTTCAACCTTCGCAAATCTTCTGTTGATTACATTCAAGATATCTCGAATCGCCGCGCCAGTCAAAGAGGTAACAATCGCAATCTTTTTCGGGAGTACGGGAAGGGGTTTTTTACGTCCGGGATCAAACAACCCTTCCTTTCCGAGTCGTTCTTTCAGTTGCAAAAAAGCCAGTTGTAAAGCGCCGATACCTTTCGGTT of the Candidatus Brocadiaceae bacterium genome contains:
- a CDS encoding 4Fe-4S dicluster domain-containing protein, translated to MAVIKIKENYCKGCLLCVPVCRYRSLVISDTINEHGLNPVKFREDGECDGCKKCAIMCPDVAIEIYN
- the dxs gene encoding 1-deoxy-D-xylulose-5-phosphate synthase; this translates as MSKILDGIEYPEDLKKLTLGDLSKLAAEIREFIVDAVSKNAGHLSSNLGVVELTIALHYCFDFKKDKIIWDVGHQAYVHKILTGRKSRFSTLRQYQGLSGFPDKNESVYDPFTCGHSGNAISAALGLSCADEILGYKRAIVAVVGDGAIGAGMSLEALNHAGDIKKNLLVVLNDNEMSISNTVGAFSKYLNKVRTMPLYADMRKEVHHLLKILPVFGKPVEKTLEHIIEVIKRGCVAGQIFEDLGFNYFGPIAGHDFRVLTETLHDIKNLNGPVLLHVITEKGHGFAPAHQDPAHYHSSGNFTVSAGKIEQVAKATKNISYTKVFGDTLVELAKADHRIVGITAAMPDGTGIVSFGEKFPERFFDVGICEQHGLGLANGLSAGDLKPVVAIYSTFLQRAYDQVFHDICLQRNAAVFVLDRAGIVGNDGPTHNGVFDIAYLRNLPEIILMAPKDGNELRSMLKIALDSGKIVAIRYPKEDIPDEKLDSQYGKFGIGQAEVLREGSEGVLLAYGAMVSRCLQAAERLSGKGIEVTVVNARFVKPLDKGLILELIRGYKVIVTVEDHALMGGFGSAVLELISDEGGYAGDIVRMGIPDRFIEHGPRNLILKNIGLDAEGIMDKFIATLELADMRDSVAKAEKRSFVVQE
- the xseA gene encoding exodeoxyribonuclease VII large subunit produces the protein MNFGTTLPLFPDTAKGRNEILTVTELTQKIRNVLESGFFHIWITGEVSNLKKPSSGHVYLTLKDSGAQLQAVMFKSVANRIKFDLQDGMGFLVYGSITVYEPRGQYQLIIEKIEPKGIGALQLAFLQLKERLGKEGLFDPGRKKPLPVLPKKIAIVTSLTGAAIRDILNVINRRFAKVEILIYPVKVQGEGAAQEIARAIDDLNDFQDIDVMIIGRGGGSLEDLWAFNEEVVARSVSASRIPVISAVGHEIDVTISDLVADKRALTPTEAGELVVPRYDQVKDSLVKIRTRLIQTLYNKIQIIASSLLRIEKSVMFKRPFDKIHRLQQETDDFIQRLATACKHLVELEQERLSGIVRRLESMSPLKVLKRGYSITTNGKKNKPIKSAEELTVGTKIATRFFEGSVISSVVDVIE
- a CDS encoding NAD(+)/NADH kinase, producing the protein MKEILVLGNLSKKKIHETVFGLKTWMDKYVRVKIIDLSEQAEFEKGQSELAVVFGGDGAILSTCRGLGKTQIPIVGVHMGRFGFLAELMEKDVCISLEKIFSGNYQVRRRMLLLCRIERAGSIISESLSVNEVVISRSSLSRLLSIKLTINGEDVVTYRADGLMVSTPLGSTAHSLSAGGPLLTPDLNAFVIVPICPHTLTNRPLVVSGEVKIVIEPVSQSNGAGSTVDGQVFTEMQIGDKLKIERSEIEVQMIDTGARTFYGVLREKLNWGGHPNYGRN
- a CDS encoding exodeoxyribonuclease VII small subunit; the protein is MIFLVTVGIAVNMAKVKFEEILKRLEDIVERIENGDLSLDETLSEYENGVKLYKKCVSLLDDAEKKIQVLVKDEEGTLHIKDFDGAAAKGNEIE